The stretch of DNA GATGTACCCCATGTTCCAGATTTTAATGTTCCCACCGTTACACAAGCTTCTAATGAACAGTCATTAATCCTACAGTAGGTGGGTGATCTTATACAGCGGGAGTTGGATGCACATGATGCTGATCCATATGACGACATGTATAGTTACTTATAGAACTTTATATTTAACTTGTCATAACACTAATTAGtagttatttacttttatttgtgataaacattatttttgtagtttcgaatgttattttatttttatttcattattttacattattgttATATCGctaactttatattatttgtgaTGAACAATGTAAGTTAAcaactaaataaaatacaaaataaaatataatgaaagtAGTAACTAAAATGAACTAACAACAACTAATTTTATGTAAGTTTTAAAGTATTGTAGTCCATGCAAAATCAATCTTCATCTAATGACATGACATCTACAGGTTCTTTCGATGCATCTTGTGTAACATATACCATATGACCTAATAAAAATACTCCCACTATATACTATTGTCCAAGAAGTTTCTTCATGCGATATTTCTTCAAACGTGGTGCAATATCTGACATTGAAAATCCATCTTTAATTGTAAAATAGATTGAAATAATATCGTTAAAATATTCTATTGCCCAAGAAGTTGCTTCATCGGTGCAACATCCTTCATTTTTATCTGTAAAATAGAttgaaaaaataagtattactTAAGAAAGTAATATGATTTTACCAGAATCCAATGACTTGCTTCCacaaaataatacatataataCGATCATTTGTTGTCGATCCTGAATGTGAACCCCTTataggaaaaaaaatcatagaaaATGTCTAACCAATCGTgactataataatattatatgttgtaGCTATCACATAACCCATGGACATCTATTTGAATATCAAAACTTGTTATTTTCAAAGAATCTCTGACTTCTCTAATGAGTCATGAGAATAATCTATCATATGGACTATATGAGAAACAATCTCCTGGTCCAAACTATGATGGACCAAAAATCAAGATTGTTCATTGTGTCCAAGCAATGATGCAATAATATGATAACCACAAAATCTACTATCACGTtaaatatgtcatcaatgtatgGTTGAATAACATCAGAAAATTTTCTCAAGAATAAATATATTGAGGATTGAGATGATTGAGACAGTTGTTTTTTTGATGAATGAGAATGTCTCTTCTTTGATGATTGAGATGGTTGGAAACCAGAATTTTCACAATATATTGCATTAACATACTTGCAGTAAAAATAGTCTCGATATACACCATGTTCATTCACTTCTTAACGAACTATGTTTTATATTCATCCTCCCTCTATCTCGTCTCTTTATTTGATCTAGTTATCATGTTTTTTATACCAATTTCCCTAACCCAATTCACAACAGCTTCTTGTgtatcaaatatcttaaataaaataaattataataattaatcactataatatatttttacaatattaatattaattataattattcataccTAATTTATGCCAAAAGTGTTGGTAGTATCAACACGTGTTTTATCACATCATAGTAGCAGTTTATCCATATCagttgaaatttatataaataaataaaatatatttttttaaatatatcgaaaaatattttcacaagttTTTCAGTACAAAAGACTTTatcgaaaaacttttttaaaggtTTTCAGTACACACCTTTTTAGCCTTTTGTAccgaaattttttttaatttttttttagtaaaccTTTTATACcgaaaatcttataaaaagttttatcggtaatttttgaaaatctttTACATACCAGAAAACTTGaattgtttggtccgaaaatcttaaaatagtaaaaaagaaaaagagtttgagttgaaaaaataaaataaaaattaaagataattttacattttaaaatattgtggAGTATAGGTACAGTGGTGGGGGTATATGATAGGAAATTTTGATACATAATTTTGAAGTGATAATATTTTTGGGCTAAActaatctgttttttttttttagaaatttatgaAAATCGTAGATTTGACTAAGAACTATCTTAAGacaacaaaaataacaaaaaaatatttaaaggactaaagtgaaattaaaaaataaattaaataactaaaaaaagtaatttatatatgatttactatttttatttaattttccgTGTGAATTAGCACACTAGATGTACAATTTTTATTGcagaatataataatatttttggacaAGCTTGTTTAAGACAGATTTTGATTGTGCTTATTAATTCAGGTCATTTtagtttcatttattttaatttagttttgaagaaaaatgcTCGTGAAATAGTTTTCTAATTGAGCGTGAAAATTAAACTAGTTAACAATAACGCAAAGTGTCACATTTTCTTAaattagatataataaaattttacaacTAACTAATAATAgaattctaataaaataaaatcaaaattttaatcatacatattttttaattattttcaccgGTCTTATAGGCTTATTTTCAACTAATACATCCCTCTTTGATTGTAGAAATTGAATGAGGACAACTAGTATAACTAATTAGTTATTAGCCGAAGTACTACTCATTATGTCTTTAAAGCAACTCCGTCAAAAACAAAGTCTTAGGAATAATTCTGACAGAAACCCATTTATAagctttataaaaaaaatgaaattataaaattgtttgaaaaaatataaaatggaaTTTGCACTGCCTGACTTAACTTCCTCCATGGCTCCATCTAAGCCAGCACGTCTCTAAATGACTTTAATTTGTACTAAAACCAAACGATGTCATTGACGCCAAAGTATCCCAATGACATAGTAACATGAATTGTCCACAACATAATACAAAATAGTTGATAAAACATCAAAGTAGGCAGCAGatcgttttattttttatagaccAAAATTTAGAACAcggttaaatataaaaataggtCTGCAATACTGCCTaacatgaaattttaattaCCATATCCAATCCCACTGGATCATAAATAGAACATTTTGTTGGCATGTTCTTCAACAGAACCGATGAGTCCATAAGCATTGGAAGATAAATAAATGAGAACTTAGTATCAAAAAGAATTCTAGAACTCAAAATGGGTAGTACAAAGAACTCGAGCAAAAATCAGAGCAACCAGCACAATATCAGGCATGAAGACCCCAAAGGCCACAGTGGCATAGGCAATAAATGGAACATAAAATGATCAACGAGAACCCCTGGAAGATGACCAAGTTGAAGATGACCTACCCCCACCAGATCCAAATGAGGATTTGCGCTCACCCCATCTGTCACCATCTGCCCTACTGCTACTGTTACCCCAACGATCTGCTTCTGGAGGAGGAGCAACTCCTGAGCTTTCAACTCTCTCTCGACGGAACTTAGGGACATATTTCCCTGGAGTTGGGGCTGCAGAAGCGGCAGCTGCAGCAGGAGCAGCAGACCCAGACTCCAATGGTCGGGCAGGAGGCTCATGAGGCCNNNNNNNNNNNNNNNNNNNNNNNNNNNNNNNNNAGCAGGTTTGCCCAACAATGCCTCCCTCTTTTGCTTCTGAGCCTTCTCATCAAGTTCTTTCTCTCTCTGCCTCTGAATTTCAAGTATCTCATCCAATTTGTCTTGGCGCTCTTTGTCTTCCTTCTTTTTTCTCTCAGCCTCTGCAGTTCAGAAACACCAGTAAATACAAAATAGGGGATAGGCTACTGGATAGTAACAAGCATTTAATAATGAAGAATGAAATACAATGGATGGAATTGAGAAACAATAGATTCATTCAACCAATCCAGTTTAAACCTTCAACAACAGATAATCTTTAAAAAGCAAGCTTAAGCAATTATATGTTCTAAGCAAACAAACTATTAATGATTACCTTCACGCTTTTTAGCTTCTTCCTCCTCACGCAATTTTtgttgtctctcttcttccaACTTAAGGTAATATTTCAACTTCCTCATTTTTTCCCTCTCCTGTCTCCTGGACTGTAAAATTCTAGAAATACGTTCCTCCCTTTCTTTCCTCAGTCTATTAAATTCCGCTTGGCGATGATTGACAACTCTCTCTTGAAATATCTCCTGCAATGTCAAATATGTGGCAAAAACCATCAGACATATTTTACTAGGTAGATTTAAAAACTAGTACTTTGATTAATATGATGAAAAATGATGTAAATTGTTAACGGGTCGTTTTTACTGGCCTGTAATATCCTCCAAAAAGATTTGCCAATaaacaaaaagacaaaaacaatTTTCCTATGAATCATGATGACGACAAAGACATAGAAGAGTAGCCTAAGAGATAATGATACTAACTTTATTGCCCATCATTCGAATAAGCCTCTGCTTCTCACTGAGATCTCCAGCATGGCGCTGTTTGCTCAGTTCAACCTCTAGCTGCATTAAACCAAGGTCTAACACAGTTAGTATTGGACAAAAACTGATTAAAAAGGAAGTTGCAAGTTACAACATGTGATGATCtgcaaaaatttaattatttccaAGAGAGAAAAGAAACACAGCCAAAATTAGAAGACATACCTGTTGCTCACGCTCATGAAGAATCCTCTCTTCCACAAGACGCTGTTGATATGCAGCTTCAATAAGTGGAGCAGCCTCTTCTCTCTTTGCCCTTTCCAAATAATCCATGGTTTTGGCAAATTTCTGCAGTTTCTTCTCCATTTCCTGCCTTTCCCGGAGTTGTTCAGTCAAAGTCAATTCCATTAAGGTCTGTTTAGTAATTTTCTCCTACAAATAGAGTTCATTGTTATCATTAGCAGACTAAAAAAATCAGGAACTATTGTAATTTTCTCCTAAAAATAGGCTTCAACTTACCCCCTCAATGATGGGCTTTTTACCCTTTTTCTTAATACGCTTTTCAGCTTCCTGAAGTAAAGCCTGAGcctcttcattttctctttcctCAATTTCCCTGAGAATCCTTTGATTCTTCCTCTGCTCGTACTCAGTTGCAAGCCTCCTTTGCTCTGCTTCTTCTGTAATTTTCTGCAGCCTTAACCTCTTTGATTCCTCCTCGCGTTCCTTCAAACATAAACATCAAAAGGAATCATTAACCATTTCAAAtatcattaaattcaattgtgACATGAATAATAATTCACAGGTTTATACCATTTCAAGAAGCTGTCGTTCTTGCTCTTCTTTCCTCTTCTCAATAATTGATTTTCGAGCAAGGAGCCTCTTGTGTTCTTTGGCCACCACCTCTGACAATGTCGGGAGCATAGTTCCAAGTTTTGATTGTTTCCTATCCGGAGGACAAATCATTTGTCTTGCCTTATTCAATTGTTCAGCAAAACTGGCCAAGTGATCCCTTAAGCCATCAGCCTCAAGACTCTGATAGAAACCAAGCAATTGCCATAAAATTAGTAAGGTTAGACTGCtacaatacaaattaaaatttcacattcaGAGATAATTTCCTCCTCCCCTCCCCCGCCTAAATCACAACAAAAGTATATGTAATAAGCATATTCTATGGGTATTTGAAAATGGTGCAAACAAAATAACTAATTTCCCTGTAAGATATAATGATTCTGCAGAACCAAGATTGATCAACCAAACCATGTAACATGCGCAAACCACCAAAATTGAGTCAACCATCTTTTCTTTAATAAACGCTACCCCAACTCTCTCACATGCGAAATCCTACCTCATCTAGTATTTTCCCACATTCAATACAACATTCTCATTATTAAATAACATAAAGGAAAACATACCGTCTTACagaaaattataacatttttcatgTGGTCAACTTTCATGGATAGAAATTTCTGCTTAACAGCATCCACAGAAATCTTTTCGACTATGGAAAAATCAAAGAAGGGGATCATCCCAGCTAAGTTCTCAATCTTCATCGTCTGGTACACATTAGATACCTAGAAGAAGGCGGGCCAACAGGATTAGGTACACATCAAACAGAaggattaaataaatatataaaagaaaaaagacaaTGTACCTGTTGTAACAACCTCAAGGTAGCTAACTTCTCAAGTGCTGGTACATACTGCGACAATTGCACCTCTGGAACAGATGATGCAAAGGAAAACTTACCCCCTAATTTAGCAATTTTGTTTAGCAAGGGTTGTACTTTAAGTGCAAGATCCGCGGGTAGAAACTCGTGTTCCAAAAGATAGTAAATGTCCTTAATTTCTTGAGCAACACATGACATTACACCCTTTGATGCCTGCAATTAATCCAAACAAACTTCCTACTGAGTCTACAGCAATTACTTAACAATGTCACATTTATCATAATAACACTAACCAAGAGGCCACCCAACCCCCAGTGGTTTCTTAGCTATACAGATGGCttactattaaaaataaatgtttaaagAATTGAATCATGACAACTAAAGCATTTACTGAGGTAAAACCATCAGCAACATACTATAGAAAATGTTTAATAGATTAGATCAACAGGTCAGAACATACATCCAGAATATGCTTAGAAAATTTGGAAGTTGTTTGAATAGTAAATTTCTCACTGCTTTAGGAGTCTAAATATGTTTGGAGGCTAAAATCATTACCAAACAACAAATATTCAAAACCAACACAAGAAATGCCAAAGATCAAAAGCTGTTATAAGTCTGTAGTTTGGCAAAGTTGGCAATACGTGGATACAGAAAGAAATTCAAATCAATATGATCAACCACCCCAAATGTCAAAAAAGGATTAAAAACAGTTGCTCAAAAACAGACCACAATTAAGAAAGAGTAGACACCCTAAACATTGATCAATTGCTATAATGACAATAGAAAAGGTATTTATACACTGTTGAATTTCAAATAATGAGAATATCTTACCAGTTCAGCGAGAAGTGATGACCTTGAAAGCTGGGGGGAGACAAAACAGAAACAACAGCAAATGGTAAGATTTGCAAATCAAATATCAATATACTACCACAATAGTGCAAATGAAGTAACGTACCACTTCTCTGCTCTCAGGCTTGGTTTCAAGATTAAAGCCTATGAGATTTGCCATCCTCAAATTTCGCTCCTTTTCATGCTCTAGTTCTAAATGAGAGGCACCATGAGTATGATCATGAGGAGGAACTGAAAGCGCAGCTAGAACAACGGAAGAAGCTATTAATTGCAAATCCTTCTGACTCAGATTCTTGTTGAAGGTCTTTTGTAACAAAAATAGCTTGAACCAAGCATATGCATGGTATAAATGACTGGATGATTTCCAAAATATTTCGGTCAACTTAACATAGTAAACCACCATCAAGGATGGTTTCGGTGTTTTCTTGACCATGCACATTAGTCCATGTATATCTTCAACGGATCGGAAAGCTTCCTGCATGCAACAAATTGTCAGGTCTTACAACATCAATATAACCAACNNNNNNNNNNNNNNNNNNNNNNNNNNNNNNNNNNNNNNNNNNNNNNNNNNNNNNNNNNNNNNNNNNNNNNNNNNNNNNNNNNNNNNNNNNNNNNNNNNNNNNNNNNNNNNNNNNNNNNNNNNNNNNNNNNNNNNNNNNNNNNNNNNNNNNNNNNNNNNNNNNNNNNNNNNNNNNNNNNNNNNNNNNNNNNNNNNNNNNNNNNNNNNNNNNNNNNNNNNNNNNNNNNNNNNNNNNNNNNNNNNNNNNNNNNNNNNNNNNNNNNNNNNNNNNNNNNNNNNNNNNNNNNNNNNNNNNNNNNNNNNNNNNNNNNNNNNNNNNNNNNNNNNNNNNNNNNNNNNNNNNNNNNNNNNNNNNNNNNNNNNNNNNNNNNNNNNNNNNNNNNNNNNNNNNNNNNNNNNNNNNNNNNNNNNNNNNNNNNNNNNNNNNNNNNNNNNNNNNNNNNNNNNNNNNNNNNNNNNNNNNNNNNNNNNNNNNNNNNNNNNNNNNNNNNNNNNNNNNNNNNNNNNNNNNNNNNNNNNNNNNNNNNNNNNNNNNNNNNNNNNNNNNNNNNNNNNNNNNNNNNNNNNNNNNNNNNNNNNNNNNNNNNNNNNNNNNNNNNNNNNNNNNNNNNNNNNNNNNNNNNNNNNNNNNNNNNNNNNNNNNNNNNNNNNNNNNNNNNNNNNNNNNNNNNNNNNNNNNNNNNNNNNNNNNNNNNNNNNNNNNNNNNNNNNNNNNNNNNNNNNNNNNNNNNNNNNNNNNNNNNNNNNNNNNNNNNNNNNNNNNNNNNNNNNNNNNNNNNNNNNNNNNNNNNNNNNNNNNNNNNNNNNNNNNNNNNNNNNNNNNNNNNNNNNNNNNNNNNNNNNNNNNNNNNNNNNNNNNNNNNNNNNNNNNNNNNNNNNNNNNNNNNNNNNNNNNNNNNNNNNNNNNNNNNNNNNNNNNNNNNNNNNNNNNNNNNNNNNNNNNNNNNNNNNNNNNNNNNNNNNNNNNNNNNNNNNNNNNNNNNNNNNNNNNNNNNNNNNNNNNNNNNNNNNNNNNNNNNNNNNNNNNNNNNNNNNNNNNNNNNNNNNNNNNNNNNNNNNNNNNNNNNNNNNNNNNNNNNNNNNNNNNNNNNNNNNNNNNNNNNNNNNNNNNNNNNNNNNNNNNNNNNNNNNNNNNNNNNNNNNNNNNNNNNNNNNNNNNNNNNNNNNNNNNNNNNNNNNNNNNNNNNNNNNNNNNNNNNNNNNNNNNNNNNNNNNNNNNNNNNNNNNNNNNNNNNNNNNNNNNNNNNNNNNNNNNNNNNNNNNNNNNNNNNNNNNNNNNNNNNNNNNNNNNNNNNNNNNNNNNNNNNNNNNNNNNNNNNNNNNNNNNNNNNNNNNNNNNNNNNNNNNNNNNNNNNNNNNNNNNNNNNNNNNNNNNNNNNNNNNNNNNNNNNNNNNNNNNNNNNNNNNNNNNNNNNNNNNNNNNNNNNNNNNNNNNNNNNNNNNNNNNNNNNNNNNNNNNNNNNNNNNNNNNNNNNNNNNNNNNNNNNNNNNNNNNNNNNNNNNNNNNNNNNNNNNNNNNNNNNNNNNNNNNNNNNNNNNNNNNNNNNNNNNNNNNNNNNNNNNNNNNNNNNNNNNNNNNNNNNNNNNNNNNNNNNNNNNNNNNNNNNNNNNNNNNNNNNNNNNNNNNNNNNNNNNNNNNNNNNNNNNNNNNNNNNNNNNNNNNNNNNNNNNNNNNNNNNNNNNNNNNNNNNNNNNNNNNNNNNNNNNNNNNNNNNNNNNNNNNNNNNNNNNNNNNNNNNNNNNNNNNNNNNNNNNNNNNNNNNNNNNNNNNNNNNNNNNNNNNNNNNNNNNNNNNNNNNNNNNNNNNNNNNNNNNNNNNNNNNNNNNNNNNNNNNNNNNNNNNNNNNNNNNNNNNNNNNNNNNNNNNNNNNNNNNNNNNNNNNNNNNNNNNNNNNNNNNNNNNNNNNNNNNNNNNNNNNNNNNNNNNNNNNNNNNNNNNNNNNNNNNNNNNNNNNNNNNNNNNNNNNNNNNNNNNNNNNNNNNNNNNNNNNNNNNNNNNNNNNNNNNNNNNNNNNNNNNNNNNNNNNNNNNNNNNNNNNNNNNNNNNNNNNNNNNNNNNNNNNNNNNNNNNNNNNNNNNNNNNNNNNNNNNNNNNNNNNNNNNNNNNNNNNNNNNNNNNNNNNNNNNNNNNNNNNNNNNNNNNNNNNNNNNNNNNNNNNNNNNNNNNNNNNNNNNNNNNNNNNNNNNNNNNNNNNNNNNNNNNNNNNNNNNNNNNNNNNNNNNNNNNNNNNNNNNNNNNNNNNNNNNNNNNNNNNNNNNNNNNNNNNNNNNNNNNNNNNNNNNNNNNNNNNNNNNNNNNNNNNNNNN from Cicer arietinum cultivar CDC Frontier isolate Library 1 chromosome 3, Cicar.CDCFrontier_v2.0, whole genome shotgun sequence encodes:
- the LOC101497832 gene encoding LOW QUALITY PROTEIN: eukaryotic translation initiation factor 3 subunit A-like (The sequence of the model RefSeq protein was modified relative to this genomic sequence to represent the inferred CDS: deleted 2 bases in 1 codon) — its product is MTSFLKPENALKRAEELINVGQMQDALQTLHDLITSKRYRAWQKTLERIMFKYVELCVVMRKGRFAKDGLIQYRIICQQVNVSSLEEVIKHFMHLSTEKAEQARSQAQALEEALDVDDLEADKRPEDLMLSYVSGEKGKDRSDRELVTPWFKFLWETYRTVLEILRNNSKLEALYAMTAHRAFQFCKQYKRTTEFRRLCEIIRNHLANLNKYRDQRDRPDLSAPESMQLYLDTRFEQLKIATELELWQEAFRSVEDIHGLMCMVKKTPKPSLMVVYYVKLTEIFWKSSSHLYHAYAWFKLFLLQKTFNKNLSQKDLQLIASSVVLAALSVPPHDHTHGASHLELEHEKERNLRMANLIGFNLETKPESREVLSRSSLLAELASKGVMSCVAQEIKDIYYLLEHEFLPADLALKVQPLLNKIAKLGGKFSFASSVPEVQLSQYVPALEKLATLRLLQQVSNVYQTMKIENLAGMIPFFDFSIVEKISVDAVKQKFLSMKVDHMKNVIIFCKTSLEADGLRDHLASFAEQLNKARQMICPPDRKQSKLGTMLPTLSEVVAKEHKRLLARKSIIEKRKEEQERQLLEMEREEESKRLRLQKITEEAEQRRLATEYEQRKNQRILREIEERENEEAQALLQEAEKRIKKKGKKPIIEGEKITKQTLMELTLTEQLRERQEMEKKLQKFAKTMDYLERAKREEAAPLIEAAYQQRLVEERILHEREQQLEVELSKQRHAGDLSEKQRLIRMMGNKEIFQERVVNHRQAEFNRLRKEREERISRILQSRRQEREKMRKLKYYLKLEEERQQKLREEEEAKKREEAERKKKEDKERQDKLDEILEIQRQREKELDEKAQKQKREALLGKPAXXXXXXXXXXXPHEPPARPLESGSAAPAAAAASAAPTPGKYVPKFRRERVESSGVAPPPEADRWGNSSSRADGDRWGERKSSFGSGGGRSSSTWSSSRGSR